In Quercus robur chromosome 11, dhQueRobu3.1, whole genome shotgun sequence, the following proteins share a genomic window:
- the LOC126705048 gene encoding uncharacterized protein LOC126705048 produces MDEVTSSETSSQELPNAECPLWQYVTKVEKPPGATVKKGGNTYFKCNYCGVVYLGSYSRVKAHLLKITNKGIKACPNVTPSHRLEMQRMHDQVKKDKLESEQRSRIPLPPPIPGRGPIPLSPFRRQEGSDSTNPIDGKRRKVAGISPIEKAFQNTTRYELDSRIARMFYTGGLPFNFARNPHYRNSYAYAATHNIPGYVPPGYSALRTTLLQKERAHVERLLKPIKDSWLENGVSIVSDGWSDPQRRPLINIMAVSDGGPVFVKAIDGSGEFKDKHYIAGVLRDAIKEIGHEKVVQVITDNANVMKSAGALIEGEYPKIFWTPCVVHTLNLALKNICAAKNTEKNEVTYEECSWITRIADDASFIRVFIMNHSMRLAMFNEFSPLKLLQVADTRFASIVIMLKRLKLIKRCLQAMAISEQWASYREDDVGKAVKVKDMILSDLWWDKVDYILEFTAPIYDMLRVADTDKPCLHLVYEMWDSMIEKVKTAIYRHEGLEDGEYSSFWSVVYDILIDRWTKNCTPLHCLAHSLNPKYYSIEWLSENPKRISPHRDHEISMERSKCLDQYFEDESELKAVKCEFASFSGGRFPSPDALTDRWGLLPLIWWQYHGSAFPILQSLAFKLLGQPCSSSCAERNWSTYKFIHSLKRNKMAPARAEDLVYVHSNLRLLSRRNEEYVNTSTKMWDIAGDSWNESDIHGGAGILENAALTLDEPELEAMVIGNANTSVTTSESEVRSEAIDVDVDDDASI; encoded by the exons ATGGATGAAGTTACTAGCTCAGAAACTTCATCTCAAGAGCTGCCAAATGCTGAATGTCCTCTTTGGCAGTATGTGACTAAAGTAGAAAAACCACCGGGTGCTACCGTTAAAAAAGGGGGAAACACATACTTTAAGTGCAATTATTGTGGTGTGGTTTATTTGGGATCCTATTCTAGGGTTAAGGctcatttgttaaaaattactaataaaggTATTAAAGCATGTCCTAATGTGACACCGAGCCATAGGTTGGAAATGCAGCGAATGCATGATCAAGTTAAGAAGGATAAGTTAGAGAGTGAACAGAGAAGTCGAATTCCCTTACCCCCACCTATCCCAGGCCGTGGGCCTATACCTCTTTCCCCATTTCGGAGACAGGAAGGGAGTGATAGTACAAATCCGATTGATGGTAAGAGGAGGAAGGTGGCTGGGATTTCTCCTATTGAGAAAGCATTCCAGAATACTACTAGATATGAATTGGATAGTAGAATTGCTAGGATGTTTTACACTGGTGGGCTTCCATTTAACTTTGCAAGGAACCCACATTATCGTAATTCCTATGCATATGCTGCTACTCATAACATCCCAGGTTATGTTCCTCCTGGATACAGTGCCTTGAGAACAACACTTTTGCAAAAGGAAAGAGCTCATGTTGAAAGACTCTTGAAGCCAATTAAGGATTCTTGGCTTGAAAATGGTGTAAGCATAGTTTCTGATGGATGGTCAGATCCACAAAGAAGGcctcttattaatattatggcTGTATCAGATGGGGGTCCGGTGTTTGTAAAGGCAATTGATGGGTCGGGTGAGTTCAAAGACAAGCATTATATTGCTGGGGTGTTGAGGGATGCTATAAAAGAGATTGGACATGAAAAAGTTGTCCAAGTCATCACtgataatgctaatgtgatgaaATCTGCTGGAGCTCTTATTGAAGGTGAgtatcctaaaatattttggacaccCTGTGTTGTCCACACTCTCAATCTAgctttgaagaatatttgtgCAGCAAAAAACACTGAAAAGAATGAAGTTACATATGAGGAATGTAGTTGGATTACACGTATTGCTGATGATGCATCTTTCATACGTGTTTTTATTATGAACCATTCAATGAGGTTGGCAATGTTTAATGAATTTAGTCCATTAAAATTGCTCCAAGTTGCTGATACTAGATTTGCTTCAATTGTTATAATGCTGAAAAGgttgaagttgataaaaagatgccttcAAGCCATGGCTATTAGTGAGCAATGGGCTTCTTATAGGGAGGATGATGTTGGAAAAGCTGTAAAGGTGAAAGATATGATTCTAAGTGATCTTTGGTGGGATAAAGTTGACTATATCCTTGAATTCACAGCACCTATTTATGATATGCTACGAGTAGCCGACACAGATAAGCCTTGTCTTCATCTTGTGTATGAGATGTGGGATTCAATGATAGAGAAGGTGAAGACAGCAATATATCGGCACGAAGGCTTGGAAGATGGTGAGTATAGTTCATTTTGGAGTGTGGTGTATGATATACTCATTGATCGATGGACTAAAAATTGTACACCACTACATTGCTTGGCTCATTCCTTAAATCCTAA GTATTACTCCATTGAATGGCTTTCGGAGAATCCAAAACGCATCTCGCCACATCGGGATCATGAAATTTCTATGGAAAGGAGCAAGTGTTTGGATCAATACTTTGAAGATGAGAGTGAATTAAAGGCAGTGAAGTGTGAGTTTGCTTCATTCTCAGGAGGGAGGTTTCCTTCACCAGATGCCTTGACAGATAGGTGGGGCTTACTACCTTTGATTTGGTGGCAATACCATGGCTCCGCATTTCCAATTCTTCAATCCCTTGCCTTTAAACTTCTTGGACAACCTTGTTCATCCTCATGTGCTGAGAGGAATTGGAGCACatacaaattcattcattccttaaaaagaaacaaaatggctcCTGCACGCGCTGAAGATTTGGTCTATGTGCATTCTAATCTTCGACTCTTGTCAAGGCGCAATGAGGAGTACGTAAATACATCAACAAAGATGTGGGATATTGCAGGAGACTCTTGGAATGAGAGTGACATACATGGAGGAGCTGGCATTCTTGAGAATGCAGCCCTTACACTTGATGAGCCAGAGTTGGAGGCTATGGTTATTGGAAATGCTAACACTAGTGTTACTACTAGTGAAAGTGAAGTTCGAAGTGAAGctattgatgttgatgttgatgatgatgctagtatttga
- the LOC126705049 gene encoding probable disease resistance protein At1g58602, whose amino-acid sequence MADSVVSFLLQNLTQLLTQESKLLGGVEDQVKLLKNELSLINVFLQNTEGKRHDKLVKEVVSQIRDVAYEAEDVIDTFITTVTKHRRRRSKLRKLIHSCDRAIAFHEVASKIESIKNIIKEIYENRSKYGIEIAESSGGDAEVEEILHRRRRYVEEGQVVGFDHDTGLLVKRLIEGSSQRNVVSIIGMGGLGKTTLARKIYNNNHVKNYFDFLGWVYVSQEYRIRDLLLEMLKDLIPVPRVVLRAELKEELVHDLEAMYRSNDKLKGTMKVKLEISINEMNDEEFRKAWLGFLESILDHDLKKLLSGYVQDFYRKNGVRLQDMSENELKSLLLECLKNKRYLLVIDDIWKTEAWNEVSSAFLDNLSGSRILITSRIKEVAVHASSLNSTHVPPYEIPFLKEDKSWELFTKKVFRGATCPPELETLGRQIVKSCHGLPLAIVVLGGLLANKEKTHRTWSKLIGHVNWYLGQDTSSCRDILALSYDYLPRRLKPCFLYLGIYPEDFEIPMRQLIRLWIAEGFIQQTRNRNMEDVAEDYLEELIDRSLIQVATKRLDGGVKTCRIHDLLRDLCISESAEEKFLEVHSDVKLSPMCKSRRISIHYANYLDISSNPCEPSNCRSLISFGGVDTLEIPLDKSYLKRLCKSNKLVRVVELMNMGICCLIPNEIENLILLRYLSIQSCRLHVIPDSICNLWNLEMLDMRNSTIKSKFLPKGIWKLQKLRHLYLNGSTCLPRTDNRVGLPNLQVLTGIVINQVIESLFAKAKFPSVRKLGLYSLGLTDSTKSGLLTSLLPLRHLQTLKTYRLSEFSRPISVELTLTKITIVCTSLSSGVMRVLSSLTNLRVLKLVGTINEGVSKMTVNCDENSFHQLEIFKMANVDVSEWTMGKGAMPSLQRLVIERCEFSEMPLNKLWRLTALQDVEVLHPSPKLAMMLKRLQMRDGCKLYVYPPLDPTTN is encoded by the coding sequence ATGGCAGACAGTGTTGTGAGTTTCTTGTTGCAGAACCTGACTCAGTTGCTCACCCAAGAATCAAAATTGCTAGGTGGAGTAGAGGATCAAGTCAAATTGCTTAAGAACGAGCTGTCTCTGATCAACGTCTTCCTCCAAAATACTGAAGGGAAACGACATGACAAGTTGGTGAAGGAGGTAGTGAGCCAAATCAGGGACGTAGCCTATGAGGCTGAGGATGTTATTGATACATTCATCACAACTGTGACAAagcacagaagaagaagaagcaagctGAGGAAGTTAATCCATTCCTGTGACCGAGCAATCGCATTTCACGAGGTTGCAAGCAAGATAGAGAGCATCAAGAATATCATCAAGGAAATTTATGAAAATAGGAGCAAGTACGGCATAGAAATAGCTGAATCATCTGGAGGAGATGCAGAAGTGGAGGAGATTCTGCACCGACGCAGGAGATATGTAGAGGAAGGTCAAGTGGTGGGCTTCGATCATGACACAGGGCTATTGGTGAAGCGGCTTATCGAAGGGAGTTCACAACGTAATGTTGTTTCAATCATTGGCATGGGTGGCTTAGGTAAGACCACTCTTGCTAGGAAGATCTACAACAACAATCATGTCAAGAATTACTTTGACTTCCTTGGGTGGGTTTATGTATCTCAAGAATATAGAATCAGAGATCTGTTGCTTGAAATGTTGAAGGATTTGATACCAGTGCCAAGAGTGGTGTTGAGAGCCGAATTGAAAGAGGAATTAGTCCACGATTTGGAAGCTATGTATCGTTCAAATGATAAATTGAAAGGGACAATGAAAGTGAAGTTGGAAATCAGTATCAATGAAATGAATGATGAAGAATTCAGAAAGGCATGGCTTGGGTTCTTGGAATCCATACTAGACCATGACTTGAAAAAGTTATTGTCAGGCTACGTGCAAGATTTTTACCGCAAGAATGGTGTACGATTGCAAGATATGTctgaaaatgaattaaaaagtTTGCTGCTTGAATGCTTGAAAAATAAGAGATACCTCCTTGTCATAGACGACATTTGGAAAACTGAAGCATGGAATGAGGTAAGTTCAGCATTTCTTGATAACTTGAGTGGAAGTAGAATATTGATCACTAGCCGAATAAAAGAAGTGGCAGTACATGCAAGTAGTCTTAATAGTACTCATGTTCCCCCTTATGAAATCCCATTTCTTAAGGAAGATAAAAGTTGGGAACTCTTCACTAAGAAGGTGTTCCGAGGAGCTACATGTCCTCCAGAACTTGAAACTCTAGGGAGACAAATTGTGAAAAGTTGTCATGGTCTACCACTTGCTATTGTGGTATTGGGGGGTCTTTTGGCGAATAAGGAAAAAACTCATCGAACATGGTCAAAATTGATTGGCCATGTCAATTGGTATCTGGGTCAGGATACATCATCTTGTAGAGACATATTGGCTCTAAGCTACGACTACTTACCTCGACGCTTGAAACCATGTTTTCTATATCTTGGTATCTACCCTGAAGACTTTGAGATACCTATGAGGCAACTAATCCGACTTTGGATAGCCGAGGGATTCATACAACAAACTAGAAACAGAAATATGGAGGATGTTGCTGAAGACTACTTGGAGGAACTCATTGATCGAAGCCTGATTCAAGTGGCAACAAAAAGGTTAGATGGAGGTGTCAAAACATGTCGTATACATGATCTTCTACGGGACCTTTGTATATCAGAGAGCGCTGAAGAGAAGTTTCTTGAGGTTCACTCGGATGTTAAACTTTCACCCATGTGCAAATCTCGTAGAATTTCCATCCATTATGCCAATTATCTAGACATTTCTTCCAACCCTTGTGAGCCTTCAAATTGTCGTTCTTTAATAAGCTTTGGGGGGGTTGACACACTAGAGATTCCTCTTGATAAGAGCTACTTGAAACGGCTATGCAAAAGTAACAAGTTGGTTCGGGTGGTAGAGCTCATGAATATGGGCATTTGTTGCTTAATCCCCAATGAGATTGAAAACCTGATCCTTTTGAGGTACTTGAGCATTCAATCTTGTAGGCTTCATGTGATTCCAGATTCCATATGCAACCTTTGGAATCTAGAGATGTTGGACATGAGAAATTCtacaataaaatcaaaattcttgCCCAAGGGGATATGGAAGTTACAAAAATTGAGGCATTTGTATCTAAATGGGTCTACATGCCTACCTAGAACTGACAATAGAGTGGGTTTACCCAATCTTCAGGTCCTTACTGGTATAGTTATAAATCAAGTCATTGAAAGTCTCTTTGCCAAGGCCAAATTTCCTAGTGTTAGAAAATTAGGATTGTATTCTTTAGGATTGACGGATTCAACAAAGTCAGGGCTTTTGACAAGCCTCCTTCCCTTGCGTCATCTACAAACTTTGAAAACTTATAGGCTTAGTGAGTTTTCAAGACCAATTTCAGTCGAGTTAACCCTCACGAAGATAACCATAGTATGCACAAGCTTATCTTCAGGCGTCATGAGGGTGTTGAGTAGCCTTACCAACCTTCGAGTACTCAAACTAGTAGGAACTATCAATGAAGGAGTCAGTAAAATGACTGTGAATTGCGATGAAAATAGTTTTCATCAACTCGAAATCTTTAAAATGGCAAACGTAGATGTTTCAGAATGGACTATGGGGAAAGGTGCAATGCCAAGCCTTCAACGTTTGGTCATCGAGCGATGCGAGTTTTCTGAGATGCCCCTCAACAAACTATGGCGCTTAACTGCTTTGCAGGATGTGGAAGTTTTACATCCCTCTCCAAAATTGGCAATGATGCTTAAACGATTGCAGATGAGGGATGGATGTAAGCTCTATGTCTATCCACCTCTGGACCCAACTACTAATTGA